A part of Trachemys scripta elegans isolate TJP31775 chromosome 23, CAS_Tse_1.0, whole genome shotgun sequence genomic DNA contains:
- the LOC117869424 gene encoding calmodulin-like: MESVMGTRRPSQCERDTVDLQNLDSILDSMGVHLTNEELQEVLKRATVDANGKVNLGEFMKGVKTIQKLPPGEEDKVDVGNLDSMLANMGIHLTQEELQEALKHSPVDSDGRVGLSAFMKSVMSMAESK; encoded by the exons ATGGAAAGCGTCATGGGCACCCGGCGGCCTTCCCAGTGTGAAA GGGATACGGTAGATCTCCAGAACCTGGACTCTATCCTGGACAGCATGGGGGTCCATTTAACCAATGAGGAACTGCAGGAGGTGCTGAAACGTGCTACTGTTGATG ccaatgggaaggtgAATTTGGGCGAATTTATGAAGGGGGTGAAGACTATCCAGAAATTGCCCCCAGGTGAGG AGGACAAAGTGGATGTGGGGAACCTGGACTCCATGCTGGCCAACATGGGGATCCATTTGACccaggaggagctgcaggaggcgcTCAAGCACAGCCCTGTTGACA GCGATGGCAGAGTCGGCCTGAGCGCGTTTATGAAGAGCGTGATGAGTATGGCTGAGAGTAAGTGA